The following are encoded in a window of Candidatus Moraniibacteriota bacterium genomic DNA:
- a CDS encoding class I SAM-dependent methyltransferase — MKKLNTIIDLKKASLDKNGIWVTDIKLGKDVSISKEAWENIYNFNLDELRKDKKDFIDNKLKDHISYIKDTYKFNEKTIYLEIGCGPAHIGEYLMEKHDVTFVGVDFNYPMLLSLQAHLKEKGFKKYILIHSDITKMPILGDSIDYIYGGGVIEHMSDTLGILKELRRVLRKDGVVFNTIPAFNLFWLSRFYNNIPYNPILKSFFEYVHIKILKGEILKKYYGYELSYTLKQLYKLHRSLKFQNITQKPFAFYPSEKKVKNKLLRRLCYKISLNSFTSPVYCVYAKK; from the coding sequence ATGAAAAAACTAAATACTATTATTGATTTAAAAAAAGCCTCCCTAGATAAAAATGGTATCTGGGTAACAGATATTAAATTAGGAAAAGATGTGAGTATTTCCAAAGAAGCGTGGGAAAATATTTATAATTTTAATCTTGACGAATTAAGAAAAGATAAAAAAGATTTTATTGATAATAAATTGAAAGATCATATTTCTTATATAAAAGATACATATAAATTTAATGAAAAAACTATTTATTTAGAAATCGGTTGCGGACCCGCTCATATCGGAGAATATTTAATGGAAAAACACGACGTTACTTTCGTTGGCGTTGATTTTAATTATCCGATGTTGCTTAGCCTTCAAGCACACTTAAAAGAAAAAGGTTTTAAGAAATACATTCTTATTCATTCAGATATAACAAAGATGCCGATTCTGGGTGATTCAATAGATTATATTTATGGAGGAGGTGTCATAGAACACATGAGTGATACATTGGGTATTTTAAAAGAATTGAGACGAGTTCTTAGAAAAGATGGTGTAGTTTTTAATACTATTCCAGCTTTTAATTTATTTTGGTTGTCACGTTTTTATAATAACATTCCTTATAACCCAATATTAAAATCATTTTTCGAGTATGTTCATATTAAAATATTAAAGGGGGAAATTTTAAAGAAGTATTATGGCTATGAATTAAGTTATACTCTAAAACAATTATATAAACTTCATAGATCTCTTAAATTTCAAAATATCACACAAAAACCATTTGCTTTTTATCCATCGGAAAAAAAAGTCAAAAACAAACTATTAAGACGTTTATGTTACAAGATAAGTTTAAATTCTTTTACTAGTCCCGTTTATTGTGTTTATGCAAAAAAATAA